Proteins encoded within one genomic window of Phototrophicus methaneseepsis:
- a CDS encoding chloride channel protein, whose amino-acid sequence MLKKLREQWAYHFKTWFDADHPQPVGESRAQQAANRARRHAFWQRSYGTINELFNFNIPEFLSFLRTASKWLVLGTIVGILAGTASAIFLISLAWATEIRIANPQLLFLLPVAGFIAGWFYWRFGGTASKGNNLVIDEVNNNQSRIPLRMAPFVLIGTIMTHFFGGSAGREGTAIQMGASLADSLQRLLRLNSVDRRLMIMAGIAGGFGSVFGVPAAGFIFGMEVQNVGRIRYEGIIPCMVASFVGDFVTRALGAHHSHYPAMAEMGVDPALMLKVAIAGIAFGLTSMLFIELVHGIKHLLQRITKLPPLYPVIGGFAIIVMTLLVGTTDYNGLSLPLISNSVSGAGVVTFAFLLKLLFTTVTLGSGYYGGEVTPLLVIGSTLGFTMGRLLGVDPAFMASIGLVAVFAGASNTPLASAVMGIELVGGGAPLYLFLGCVVAYLASGHRGIYATQQVAFPKSFGFDVQQGDNLQAIAARQHGWLPPLPGISSEFGSRLVRSIMSRQPVTVRETTPLPEIVAIAVREGVRSMPVLNPEKALVGIITDEDLYRAGVKANFTLLQQMTMAERLREVESYEAVTAGMIMTPDPITVLHTDVIAVAVDMINRHRLKRLPVVDKGGHLMGIITRSDILREIVVLDLPEAVDAGSELNWQATLEDVELEPAYTVTKDASVAEAIQVMLENDIRRVIVMHDHEVVGIVTESDMIHRMVNEERDKLMNVLQGGTLLGDVTFSQTVSEVMTTPVIVLNNSTLAYLALRSLMENQIKRIPVLGNHGEVQGLVGRAGIMDVLSHFGNAERS is encoded by the coding sequence ATGCTGAAAAAGCTAAGAGAACAGTGGGCATACCATTTTAAGACATGGTTTGATGCGGATCATCCACAGCCAGTTGGGGAATCCAGAGCACAACAGGCAGCGAATCGGGCAAGGCGACATGCATTCTGGCAACGTAGCTACGGCACAATCAACGAGCTTTTCAACTTCAATATCCCGGAATTTTTGTCCTTCTTACGGACAGCATCGAAGTGGCTGGTACTTGGGACGATCGTCGGCATTCTCGCAGGCACAGCCTCGGCGATCTTCCTCATCTCCCTGGCATGGGCTACTGAGATACGTATCGCCAATCCTCAACTTCTCTTCTTGCTGCCTGTGGCGGGGTTCATCGCAGGATGGTTCTACTGGCGCTTTGGCGGGACAGCCAGCAAGGGCAACAACCTGGTTATTGATGAAGTCAACAATAATCAGTCGCGCATCCCCCTGAGGATGGCACCCTTTGTCCTTATTGGCACCATTATGACGCACTTCTTCGGGGGTTCTGCTGGGCGCGAAGGCACGGCGATCCAGATGGGGGCCAGCCTCGCAGATAGCCTGCAACGACTGCTGAGATTAAACTCGGTGGATCGGCGTCTAATGATTATGGCGGGCATCGCGGGTGGCTTTGGCTCGGTCTTTGGCGTACCCGCTGCCGGGTTCATCTTCGGCATGGAAGTACAGAATGTTGGGCGTATTCGCTATGAGGGCATTATCCCGTGCATGGTAGCATCTTTTGTCGGCGATTTTGTCACACGCGCCCTAGGTGCACATCATTCTCACTATCCAGCAATGGCAGAAATGGGCGTTGACCCTGCGCTTATGCTCAAAGTCGCTATCGCGGGGATTGCCTTTGGCCTGACGAGTATGCTCTTCATCGAACTCGTGCATGGCATCAAGCATCTGCTACAGCGCATCACAAAACTACCGCCCCTTTATCCCGTCATCGGCGGCTTTGCTATTATTGTGATGACGCTGCTGGTGGGCACAACGGATTACAACGGCCTGAGCCTGCCGCTCATCAGTAACAGCGTCTCTGGTGCGGGCGTCGTTACCTTTGCTTTTTTGCTAAAGCTCCTGTTCACCACCGTCACCCTGGGCAGCGGCTATTATGGGGGTGAGGTGACACCGCTGCTTGTCATTGGTTCGACGCTCGGCTTCACAATGGGGCGTTTGCTAGGCGTTGATCCGGCTTTTATGGCGTCTATTGGTCTGGTTGCAGTGTTTGCAGGGGCCAGCAATACGCCGCTTGCTTCGGCTGTCATGGGTATTGAACTGGTTGGTGGCGGCGCGCCCTTATATCTTTTCCTGGGATGTGTGGTTGCCTATCTGGCATCAGGGCATCGGGGCATCTATGCGACACAACAGGTGGCTTTCCCCAAGTCCTTCGGCTTCGACGTCCAGCAAGGTGATAACCTGCAAGCCATCGCAGCACGCCAGCATGGATGGCTGCCACCGCTGCCCGGAATCAGCAGTGAGTTTGGCTCCAGGCTCGTTCGTTCCATCATGTCTCGGCAGCCTGTCACCGTTCGTGAGACCACACCCTTACCGGAAATTGTCGCAATCGCCGTCCGAGAAGGTGTGCGGTCTATGCCTGTATTAAATCCTGAGAAAGCCCTGGTGGGCATTATTACAGACGAAGACCTCTATCGTGCTGGGGTCAAGGCCAATTTCACCCTGTTGCAACAAATGACGATGGCAGAACGCTTACGCGAGGTTGAAAGCTATGAAGCCGTTACCGCGGGAATGATCATGACGCCTGACCCCATAACCGTCTTACACACGGATGTGATTGCAGTCGCGGTAGACATGATAAATAGGCACAGGCTCAAACGCTTGCCCGTCGTTGATAAAGGCGGCCACTTGATGGGCATCATCACCCGCTCAGACATCCTCCGTGAGATTGTCGTGCTCGACCTGCCTGAAGCAGTTGACGCGGGGTCTGAATTGAATTGGCAAGCCACGCTTGAAGATGTTGAACTTGAGCCAGCCTATACGGTGACAAAGGACGCTTCTGTAGCCGAAGCCATCCAAGTCATGCTGGAAAATGACATCAGACGTGTGATCGTCATGCACGATCATGAAGTTGTCGGTATCGTCACGGAAAGTGACATGATCCATCGCATGGTCAATGAGGAACGAGACAAGTTGATGAATGTCCTCCAGGGCGGCACGTTGTTAGGAGATGTCACATTTTCGCAGACAGTCAGTGAGGTGATGACAACCCCTGTGATCGTACTCAATAACAGCACCCTGGCTTATCTCGCGTTGCGCTCATTGATGGAAAATCAAATCAAGCGCATTCCAGTCCTCGGAAATCATGGCGAGGTTCAAGGGCTGGTTGGTCGAGCAGGGATCATGGATGTATTATCTCATTTTGGCAATGCCGAAAGAAGCTAA
- a CDS encoding glycoside hydrolase family 32 protein, protein MSEQPGSITAPRRVAPDDIHRPLYHFTPPQNWMNDPNGLIFWRGQYHLFYQHNPDAPYWGNMHWGHAVSEDLTHWRDLPIALAPQPDSPDSAGCFSGCAIVADGTPTIVYTGTQGAHCEIQTQCIATAVDDGLVKWTKHPRNPLLSDIPAFLKQTRDFRDPFVWRMNDRWYMVLGSHIIDEGGVILLYQSNDLEHWAFKSILLQGHQEETGTPWECPNFFPLGDKWVLILSSIGPEMRVYAFVGTFEDEQFHVESQNRLNWGSFYAPLSFADADNRRILFGWIVEDRNRESQIAAGWSGAQSLPRELTLAEDGRLLQKPVIEAQKLRGQVLISTERGDSSELHLQDTHDCYEILAKMQPRGRMTLRLCCAPDHSEFTDLIVDVEKLSAIIDRTHSSRNTHVDTSTLKVDLESVADGEITLHIFVDRSIIEVFINDTVCLTSRIYPTQSNSTGVQLIEGHTLIEELTIWELQSIWERA, encoded by the coding sequence ATGTCAGAACAGCCAGGTTCTATAACAGCACCCCGGCGTGTTGCGCCGGATGATATACATCGGCCCTTGTATCACTTTACGCCACCACAAAATTGGATGAATGACCCCAATGGCTTGATTTTCTGGCGCGGGCAGTATCACCTCTTTTATCAACATAACCCCGACGCCCCCTATTGGGGGAATATGCACTGGGGGCATGCCGTTAGCGAAGACCTCACTCATTGGCGAGATTTGCCTATCGCCCTGGCACCCCAACCGGATAGCCCGGATAGCGCCGGGTGTTTTTCAGGATGTGCCATTGTTGCAGATGGCACGCCAACGATAGTCTACACAGGCACGCAGGGTGCTCATTGCGAAATTCAGACGCAGTGTATCGCCACTGCCGTAGATGATGGGCTGGTCAAGTGGACAAAGCACCCTCGGAATCCGCTTTTAAGCGATATACCCGCTTTCTTAAAACAGACCCGTGATTTCCGGGACCCATTTGTGTGGCGCATGAACGACCGTTGGTATATGGTCCTGGGGTCGCACATCATAGATGAAGGTGGCGTCATCCTCCTCTATCAATCAAATGACCTCGAACATTGGGCGTTTAAGAGCATCCTACTCCAGGGACACCAGGAAGAGACGGGCACACCTTGGGAATGCCCGAACTTCTTCCCACTTGGAGATAAATGGGTCCTCATTCTCTCTTCGATTGGGCCTGAAATGCGCGTCTATGCATTTGTAGGCACGTTTGAAGATGAACAATTTCACGTTGAATCACAAAATAGGCTCAATTGGGGCAGCTTTTATGCACCGCTCTCATTTGCTGATGCAGACAACCGCCGCATCCTGTTCGGTTGGATTGTCGAAGATCGTAATCGTGAGTCGCAGATTGCTGCCGGATGGTCAGGCGCGCAGTCGCTACCCAGAGAACTCACATTGGCTGAAGATGGCCGCCTTCTGCAAAAACCAGTCATAGAAGCTCAAAAGTTACGGGGCCAGGTTCTCATCAGCACAGAGCGCGGCGACAGCAGTGAGCTACATCTGCAAGACACACATGATTGCTACGAAATTCTAGCGAAGATGCAGCCACGGGGTCGTATGACGCTGCGCCTTTGCTGTGCGCCGGATCATAGTGAATTCACAGATTTGATTGTCGATGTTGAGAAGCTATCTGCCATTATCGACAGGACTCATTCTTCACGGAATACGCACGTTGATACATCGACATTAAAAGTCGATCTGGAATCAGTAGCAGATGGCGAGATAACGCTACACATTTTCGTTGATCGTTCGATCATCGAGGTTTTCATCAACGATACAGTGTGCCTGACATCTCGCATTTATCCAACGCAGTCAAATAGTACTGGTGTGCAACTCATCGAAGGGCACACACTGATCGAAGAGCTAACGATCTGGGAGCTTCAATCAATCTGGGAGCGTGCATAG
- a CDS encoding DUF3592 domain-containing protein, with amino-acid sequence MPQERLFLFDPKNRDYLKTRSGKPHLGRSASAAMLPMFVIFLLISGFGAMIMNSALNVHMTLAESSAKTTGHITDRRSEYDAVAGSTDYWLDFRYTVGSVSYNGRDLVTEDRFNTATVGDTVEVTYSPNQPDIALLEWEPMGLFAAIAIEAVVTIIVVAVLLMLLLNIYSRNQLIKHGKVLKGRILKSQLTEDSDKDKWVSLKYEFKPPASGKTLTRSVRRQPIDYPAGGRPTEGDIVAVLYLKDSNLQVL; translated from the coding sequence ATGCCTCAAGAACGTCTCTTCTTGTTCGACCCTAAAAATCGCGATTATCTCAAAACACGATCTGGTAAACCCCATCTTGGGCGCAGTGCCTCCGCTGCGATGCTGCCCATGTTCGTCATCTTCCTCCTCATCTCCGGATTCGGCGCGATGATTATGAACAGCGCGCTCAATGTGCATATGACGCTTGCGGAGTCTTCTGCAAAGACAACAGGCCATATCACAGATAGACGAAGTGAGTATGATGCCGTAGCCGGGTCCACAGACTACTGGCTGGATTTTCGCTATACCGTAGGCAGCGTTTCTTACAATGGCAGGGACCTCGTTACGGAAGATCGTTTTAATACGGCGACTGTGGGTGATACGGTTGAAGTCACCTATTCACCGAATCAACCGGATATCGCCCTTCTGGAATGGGAACCCATGGGTTTGTTCGCAGCAATTGCCATTGAGGCTGTGGTTACGATCATCGTGGTAGCAGTGTTATTGATGTTGCTCTTGAATATCTACAGCCGCAATCAGCTCATCAAACATGGCAAAGTGCTAAAAGGCCGGATCCTCAAGAGCCAACTTACGGAAGACTCTGATAAAGACAAATGGGTCTCTCTAAAATACGAGTTCAAGCCACCAGCGAGCGGGAAAACTTTAACACGCTCTGTACGCCGCCAGCCGATTGATTATCCGGCTGGGGGCAGGCCCACTGAGGGTGATATTGTGGCGGTCTTGTACCTCAAAGACAGCAACCTACAGGTCCTGTAG
- a CDS encoding PadR family transcriptional regulator, with product MSLPHAILGLLDIAPMTGYDLKHQAFDSTVAHFWQADQAQIYRTLSKLADDGLVTSEVEVQEERPNRKVYHITEAGRAALRDWLHTEQPLAVHREPFLVQMFFADQLDDEIILAQIARQREAHEANIARYEDIPMPGLNETGLDRRRTFWRLTLEMGLAMEQMYLDWLDQCEDVIRKLP from the coding sequence ATGTCCTTACCACATGCTATCCTTGGCTTACTCGATATTGCTCCTATGACGGGGTATGACCTCAAACATCAAGCTTTTGACAGTACCGTTGCACACTTCTGGCAGGCGGATCAGGCGCAGATTTATCGTACGCTGAGTAAGCTGGCGGATGATGGACTTGTCACCAGTGAAGTCGAAGTGCAGGAAGAGCGGCCTAATCGGAAGGTCTATCACATCACAGAGGCGGGGCGTGCAGCACTGCGCGATTGGCTCCATACGGAGCAACCGCTGGCTGTACATCGTGAGCCGTTCCTGGTGCAGATGTTCTTTGCTGACCAGTTGGACGATGAGATTATTCTGGCACAAATAGCCCGTCAACGAGAAGCCCATGAGGCGAACATTGCGCGTTACGAGGACATCCCTATGCCTGGGCTAAATGAGACAGGCCTGGACCGCAGGCGCACCTTCTGGCGATTAACTCTGGAAATGGGCCTTGCGATGGAGCAAATGTATCTCGATTGGCTCGATCAGTGCGAAGACGTGATTCGCAAGTTGCCCTGA
- a CDS encoding nitroreductase/quinone reductase family protein encodes MTTTTVQNQPPRFFRRLIRSINPFMKWMLQSPLHGIVSRSYMLVTVTGRKSGKQYMLPVKYKQEGDVLHVITSAGYTWWKNIREGAPVQIYLRGKAYPAQATASRNPETINATIQKMYPMFRAEQRANMVPSVAALKFTLQDAS; translated from the coding sequence ATGACCACAACGACTGTTCAAAACCAACCACCTCGCTTTTTCAGGAGGTTGATTCGATCAATCAATCCATTTATGAAGTGGATGCTCCAATCGCCGCTTCATGGCATCGTCAGCAGAAGCTATATGCTCGTCACAGTGACGGGGCGTAAAAGCGGTAAACAGTATATGCTGCCAGTGAAATACAAACAGGAAGGCGATGTCCTCCACGTCATCACCAGCGCAGGCTATACCTGGTGGAAGAATATCCGTGAAGGCGCTCCTGTACAAATCTATCTCCGTGGTAAGGCCTACCCCGCCCAGGCGACAGCATCACGCAACCCGGAGACGATTAACGCCACTATTCAAAAGATGTATCCTATGTTCCGCGCAGAACAGCGCGCCAATATGGTCCCTAGCGTCGCTGCACTCAAATTTACGTTGCAAGATGCATCATAA
- a CDS encoding ABC transporter substrate-binding protein has product MYRPLFAILLIAALALPTFAQEATTELEANLTEECVTEYDASVDYFPEKVEITEAENLTVTYFNNYKHVTVADAFFDAPVFDYVLVQCGTPAPDAEDFPEGTQFIEVPTGNLISLTTTELPFVTELGLLDHLVGVDSIMFVSTPEVIERYDEGEIVEVGSGSTINLEQVLNTDPDLVITNGYNPDTDAHPVLLEAGIFTALLAEYREATPLGQAEWIKYTALFYNEEARANEVYDEVTASYNEARELAASVPEDERPTVLWNALSTYDNTWSIPGAETFPGHLIQDAGGQIAMGEEAQSDSAYLGFEAVYEGALEADVWIANLFGINTLDEVLAIDPRYADFAPVINGNTWNNDLDTNINGGNNYYELGVIHPDLVLKDLVAIFHPDLMPDHEFTFYRQIPAGE; this is encoded by the coding sequence ATGTACCGACCGTTATTCGCCATTCTTCTCATTGCAGCCCTGGCCCTGCCGACCTTCGCGCAGGAAGCCACAACCGAACTCGAAGCCAATCTGACGGAAGAATGCGTCACAGAATATGATGCATCCGTCGATTACTTCCCGGAAAAGGTAGAAATCACAGAAGCAGAAAACCTGACAGTGACGTATTTCAACAATTACAAGCACGTCACCGTAGCAGACGCCTTCTTTGATGCCCCCGTCTTTGACTATGTCCTGGTGCAATGTGGCACACCTGCGCCGGATGCTGAGGACTTCCCGGAAGGCACGCAGTTTATCGAAGTGCCTACTGGCAACCTCATCAGCCTGACGACGACCGAACTACCCTTCGTCACAGAGCTGGGCCTGCTGGATCATCTCGTCGGTGTGGATAGCATTATGTTCGTCAGCACGCCAGAAGTCATTGAGCGCTATGACGAAGGCGAGATTGTCGAAGTCGGCAGCGGCTCAACAATCAACCTGGAACAAGTGTTGAATACCGACCCGGATCTGGTCATCACAAATGGCTATAACCCAGATACCGATGCACACCCCGTCCTGTTGGAAGCAGGTATTTTTACGGCCCTGCTGGCAGAATACCGCGAAGCCACACCGCTGGGCCAGGCTGAGTGGATTAAGTACACCGCCCTTTTCTATAACGAAGAAGCACGCGCCAACGAAGTCTACGACGAGGTAACGGCATCTTACAATGAAGCGCGTGAACTGGCAGCTTCCGTACCCGAAGATGAACGCCCAACAGTCCTGTGGAATGCGCTCTCCACGTACGATAACACCTGGAGCATCCCTGGCGCAGAAACTTTCCCTGGGCACCTGATCCAGGATGCGGGCGGCCAGATCGCCATGGGCGAAGAAGCACAATCCGACAGTGCCTACCTGGGCTTTGAAGCCGTCTATGAAGGCGCGCTGGAAGCTGATGTGTGGATTGCCAATCTGTTTGGCATCAATACCCTGGACGAAGTGCTCGCTATTGACCCGCGTTATGCTGATTTTGCCCCGGTCATCAACGGCAATACATGGAATAACGACCTGGATACCAATATCAATGGTGGCAATAACTATTATGAACTGGGCGTTATCCATCCTGATCTCGTCCTGAAAGACTTGGTCGCCATCTTCCACCCGGACCTGATGCCCGACCACGAATTCACCTTCTATCGTCAGATACCTGCTGGCGAATAA
- a CDS encoding iron chelate uptake ABC transporter family permease subunit has product MGVRPWLLTGLVALTIGVFLLVVAIGSVQIPLDQVIRVLLGGEADSRAWTNIILKIRLPKALTALLAGAALSVSGLMMQTFFRNPLAGPFVLGISSGASLGVALVVLSVGTVGSALMAGFGFTGDLMLTVAATLGAAGTMLCVLIVARRVESGTTLLILGMMFGYMTSALVSLLLYFAVPERIQAYINWTFGTFGGVTWDQMPILAGGILIALGLAFTQAKSLNALLLGESYARSLGLNLRMARIAIISATGILAGIVTAFCGPIGFVGIAVPHLCRALFNTSDHRLLVPASAFMGGIVAMLAALIAEVPGNNLVLPLNAVTAFIGAPVVMVVILRQRNMARSFGA; this is encoded by the coding sequence ATGGGAGTGCGTCCCTGGCTGCTGACCGGCCTGGTCGCGTTGACGATAGGAGTCTTTTTGCTCGTCGTGGCGATTGGCTCCGTCCAAATTCCTCTCGACCAAGTCATACGCGTGCTGCTCGGCGGCGAAGCCGACAGCCGCGCATGGACAAATATCATCCTTAAAATACGCTTGCCCAAAGCACTGACTGCCCTACTGGCAGGGGCAGCGCTCAGCGTCAGCGGCTTGATGATGCAAACCTTCTTCCGCAATCCGCTAGCAGGGCCCTTCGTACTCGGGATTAGCTCTGGCGCGAGCCTGGGCGTAGCGCTGGTGGTGCTCTCTGTTGGGACGGTGGGCAGCGCTTTGATGGCAGGTTTTGGCTTTACAGGTGACCTGATGCTAACCGTCGCGGCCACGCTGGGGGCCGCTGGTACGATGCTGTGCGTTCTAATAGTGGCTCGCCGTGTAGAAAGTGGCACGACGCTGCTCATCCTGGGCATGATGTTTGGCTATATGACCAGCGCACTCGTCAGCCTGCTGCTGTATTTCGCTGTGCCGGAGCGCATTCAAGCTTATATCAACTGGACCTTCGGCACCTTTGGCGGCGTTACATGGGATCAGATGCCCATCTTAGCCGGGGGCATCCTCATTGCCCTGGGGCTGGCCTTCACACAGGCTAAATCGCTGAATGCGCTGCTGCTCGGAGAGAGCTATGCGCGCAGCCTGGGGCTGAATCTGCGTATGGCACGCATTGCTATCATCAGTGCAACGGGCATACTGGCAGGCATCGTGACCGCGTTTTGTGGGCCGATTGGCTTCGTCGGTATTGCTGTGCCGCATCTGTGCCGCGCCCTCTTTAACACATCAGATCATCGCCTGCTGGTGCCAGCTAGCGCCTTCATGGGCGGCATTGTCGCGATGCTGGCAGCACTCATCGCGGAAGTACCAGGCAATAACTTAGTGCTGCCGCTCAATGCGGTGACGGCTTTCATAGGTGCGCCTGTGGTGATGGTCGTCATTTTACGGCAGCGGAATATGGCGCGCAGCTTTGGCGCATGA
- a CDS encoding ABC transporter ATP-binding protein, producing the protein MKRTQTPILQTHALAIGYKASRQPAITIAQDLSLHMQRGQLVGLLGPNGAGKSTLMRTIAGMQKPLQGQILLNGADVHQIPAHDLAQHMSIVLTDRPNLGLLNGYALVALGRHPYTNWMGQLSEHDEDVVRWAVEAVGAEDLADKPVMELSDGQRQKLMIARALAQETELILLDEPTAYLDLPRRVEIMALLRHLAHDTGRAILISTHDLDLALRSADRLWLMSGGTIHTGTPEDLVLNGAFEAAFQSEGIAFDRQTGTFSLGTAPHTAVYVGGDGIAATWTRRALERAGYQLATESSASQAIITVTDTLTDGPCWHLHLADETYDVTSIDALLNTLQAHISSDR; encoded by the coding sequence ATGAAACGCACCCAAACCCCGATCCTACAAACCCACGCCCTGGCAATCGGCTACAAAGCCTCTCGTCAGCCAGCCATCACCATTGCACAGGACTTATCGCTCCATATGCAGCGCGGGCAACTCGTCGGCCTACTCGGCCCCAATGGCGCAGGTAAATCGACCCTGATGCGCACCATTGCCGGCATGCAAAAGCCACTACAGGGGCAAATCCTGCTCAACGGCGCTGACGTGCACCAAATACCAGCCCACGACCTGGCGCAACACATGAGCATCGTCCTGACAGACCGCCCGAACCTGGGCCTGCTCAATGGTTATGCTCTTGTCGCGCTGGGACGCCATCCTTATACCAACTGGATGGGACAACTCAGCGAACATGATGAAGATGTGGTGCGATGGGCTGTAGAAGCTGTTGGCGCTGAAGACCTGGCAGATAAGCCCGTTATGGAGCTAAGTGACGGTCAACGACAGAAGTTAATGATTGCGCGCGCCCTGGCCCAGGAAACAGAGCTTATTCTGCTGGATGAACCTACCGCCTATCTCGACCTGCCGCGCCGTGTGGAAATTATGGCGTTACTGCGTCATTTAGCGCATGATACCGGGCGCGCCATCCTCATCTCGACCCATGATCTGGACCTGGCATTACGCTCTGCGGATAGGCTCTGGTTGATGTCCGGTGGCACCATCCACACCGGAACGCCGGAAGATCTCGTCCTCAATGGCGCTTTCGAAGCAGCTTTCCAGAGTGAAGGCATCGCCTTCGACCGCCAGACAGGCACCTTTAGCCTGGGCACTGCCCCCCATACAGCGGTCTATGTCGGCGGTGACGGGATTGCAGCAACATGGACGCGACGCGCTCTCGAACGGGCAGGCTACCAACTAGCTACTGAAAGCAGTGCATCCCAGGCAATTATCACCGTCACAGATACACTTACAGACGGACCATGCTGGCACCTGCATCTAGCCGACGAAACATATGATGTCACCTCGATTGACGCCCTGCTAAACACCCTGCAAGCACACATTTCATCTGATAGATGA
- a CDS encoding M48 family metallopeptidase, whose protein sequence is MIRIGSNSARSRSGGGIRIILAIGMAIFAIISYMSSQSTNEVTGENQHISLSKEQEIVLGYQSAPQMEAEFGGEYPDNQVQARIDEIGERLVSQSVAASQGWEFEFTVLDDEQTVNAFALPGGPVYITAGLLEQLSTEDQVAGVLGHEIGHVLARHSAAQMAQSELTNGLIGAVLVASDTNTAATAQMVAQLITMSYGRDDELQSDWLGVCIMDQAGYDPSEMVGVMQVLQAASGGSSMPEFASTHPNPENRIARIEEALNNLDQCPGRG, encoded by the coding sequence ATGATACGCATTGGTAGCAATAGTGCTCGCTCTCGCAGCGGTGGGGGCATCCGCATCATTCTCGCGATTGGTATGGCCATTTTTGCCATCATCTCTTATATGTCCAGCCAGTCGACAAATGAAGTCACGGGCGAAAACCAGCACATCAGCCTTTCAAAAGAACAAGAAATCGTGCTCGGTTATCAATCCGCCCCACAGATGGAAGCCGAATTTGGCGGTGAATACCCGGATAATCAGGTACAGGCTCGCATTGATGAAATCGGTGAGCGCCTTGTCAGCCAGAGTGTCGCGGCAAGCCAGGGTTGGGAGTTTGAATTCACGGTATTAGATGATGAACAGACGGTGAATGCATTCGCCCTACCGGGTGGCCCCGTTTATATTACTGCTGGCCTCTTGGAACAGCTTTCTACAGAAGACCAGGTCGCTGGCGTGTTAGGCCACGAAATCGGCCATGTACTGGCTCGTCACAGCGCCGCCCAGATGGCCCAATCTGAGCTCACCAACGGCCTGATTGGGGCTGTATTGGTCGCCAGCGATACCAATACAGCAGCGACCGCCCAGATGGTCGCACAGCTCATCACCATGAGCTATGGGCGTGATGATGAACTTCAATCGGATTGGCTGGGTGTCTGCATTATGGATCAAGCTGGGTATGATCCCAGTGAGATGGTCGGCGTGATGCAAGTGCTGCAGGCAGCGAGCGGCGGCTCAAGCATGCCAGAATTCGCAAGCACGCACCCCAACCCTGAGAACCGTATTGCACGCATCGAGGAAGCGCTCAACAACCTGGACCAATGCCCAGGGCGAGGCTAA
- a CDS encoding J domain-containing protein, producing the protein MNAVADWLSESFKNVAEVKSATREPDSSVIYVSHEADLVVATWMGSRFYVYLIESEPRLRDIRSMLRNNSRSGIGTLFVLNSALVPGDGETVRVPDWLEALLSLADNWVYSYRINEDGLSLVQVNFNETAIAHEYYCWYIGDFKIEHVSVRKREISGGIKGSFSVADIASPSYKRKVNYERVNQRFHYKTKSTQNIPRDRAPKNGSSDLLARYYEMVGVAHNATEAEVKAAFRRQAMNVHPDVSALPRSEAERRIKLLNEAYEYIKDYHGWG; encoded by the coding sequence GTGAACGCTGTTGCTGATTGGCTGAGCGAATCGTTTAAGAACGTTGCTGAAGTCAAGTCCGCCACTCGTGAGCCAGATTCAAGCGTGATTTATGTCTCTCATGAGGCGGATCTTGTCGTCGCGACCTGGATGGGATCGCGGTTTTACGTTTATCTCATAGAGTCCGAGCCGCGTCTGCGTGATATTCGGTCTATGCTGCGGAATAACAGTCGCAGCGGCATCGGGACGTTGTTTGTTCTGAACAGTGCCCTGGTGCCAGGTGATGGTGAGACAGTGCGGGTGCCGGATTGGTTAGAGGCGCTGCTGTCGCTGGCTGATAACTGGGTTTATAGCTACCGCATCAATGAAGACGGCCTTTCGCTGGTACAGGTTAACTTTAACGAGACTGCTATCGCACATGAATACTACTGCTGGTATATCGGCGATTTTAAGATCGAGCATGTTTCTGTGCGCAAGCGGGAGATCAGCGGCGGTATTAAGGGATCGTTTTCCGTTGCGGATATTGCCTCACCGTCATATAAGCGCAAGGTCAATTATGAGCGTGTGAACCAGCGCTTTCACTATAAAACCAAGTCTACTCAAAATATCCCACGTGACCGGGCCCCAAAGAATGGCTCGTCGGATTTACTCGCACGCTATTATGAGATGGTCGGAGTGGCTCATAATGCCACAGAGGCGGAAGTCAAAGCGGCTTTTCGTCGGCAGGCCATGAACGTGCACCCGGATGTAAGTGCTTTACCGCGCAGCGAAGCAGAACGGCGCATCAAGCTGCTCAATGAAGCTTATGAATACATCAAAGATTATCACGGGTGGGGGTAA